The Impatiens glandulifera chromosome 3, dImpGla2.1, whole genome shotgun sequence genome contains a region encoding:
- the LOC124930761 gene encoding peroxiredoxin-2B, producing the protein MAPIAVGDSIPDGSLSFFDENDQLQQVSIHSLAAGKKVILFAVPGAFTPTCSMKHVPGYIEKAEELKSKGVEEILCISVNDPFVMKAWAKTYPENKDVKFLSDGSGTYTHALGLELDLTEKGLGVRSRRYALLVEDLKVKSANIESGGEFTVSSADDILKAL; encoded by the exons ATGGCTCCGATAGCGGTTGGCGATTCGATTCCCGACGGTTCACTCTCCTTCTTCGATGAGAACGATCAACTCCAGCAGGTCTCCATCCATTCCCTGGCCGCCGGCAAGAAGGTCATCCTTTTCGCCGTCCCCGGTGCCTTCACCCCTACCTGCAG CATGAAGCATGTGCCCGGTTACATCGAGAAAGCAGAAGAACTTAAGTCAAAGGGTGTTGAAGAAATCTTGTGCATCAGCG TGAATGATCCATTTGTGATGAAAGCTTGGGCAAAGACCTATCCTGAGAACAAGGATGTGAAGTTCCTATCAGATGGTTCAGGAACATATACTCATGCTCTAGGGCTTGAACTCGACCTGACTGAGAAAGGGCTTGGTGTTCGCTCTCGTAGGTATGCTCTGCTCGTTGAAGATTTGAAGGTGAAGTCTGCAAACATTGAATCGGGTGGTGAGTTCACTGTTTCCAGTGCTGATGATATTCTGAAGGCTCTCTGA